CGAGTGCAGTTATAAAAATTGAAACCGCTTCAAAAAAATGCATACTAGCATACAAAATAATTTTATCAGAAAATACAAACCCAAAAAAATCCTTAGCAAACAAATAAATATCTGGGAAATAAATAAAACGTAATATGTTCAAGTGCAGAAACCAAGATACAAAACCAACCAGAGCCCAAAGAAACATCACCAAAAACTCTTGCTTATCAAAAATTATCTTCATAAAATAACTCCACACATTAAAAATACACTGGTATACTGCCTGTTGAATTTGAATCATAAGCTTGAAATAGGTCGTCTAAAATGGCCTCAAATTTTTGCCCGGTTTTTATCCGCTTATCAAACAGCTTTCACTGCATATTTTTTAGAGTAGCTATCGATACCACCTCTGCCTTTGGCCGACAGTCAGGTGGAGGCTACTTAAAACCGGTAAAAAACAGCTTTTTGATAGGCTTTAGACGGCCTAAGCTTGAAATGAAGCATGGAGCCGGAGGCTATATCAACATTTTTAGCACCCCTTATCATCACAACACCTAGAATTATCACCAACATCATTGGCAATATTTTGACACTGAATATACCAGTGCCTAGCTCTTTCAAGACACATACCAGAACCTAAAGTTGGAATAAACGTACAATCATTAACCATTTCATTATAACTATCTTGACAATATTTGAAGTAATCGCACGGAGGGGGATTTGGGGGCACAAAATACCTTTTTATCTCCCGAGGAATCCTATCCCGCGGAATCTTAGTTCCCATCAAACCATAAGCATCTATATAATTCTCAGGATTACTAAAAGCATATGCATAAAGGTTAACATCTCCCCCCTCCAACCCAATCGGATCCACCCTGAGATATCTCCCCACCTCAGGATCATAGTACCGCCACCAGTTGTAGTGCAGCCCCGTCTCTTCATCCTCATACTGCCCAGGGAACCGCAGGGGATTTTTTACCCTCGCTCCCCCATCCACCAGCGCCCTGCCAAAGCTCTCATACTTTGCTTCCCAGACCACAGCGCCGGAGCTGGCGGTGAGCATCTGCGGGGTGCCGAGGTGGTCGTTGTGGTACCAGTAATAATGCCCGGCTTCTTTCAGGTAGAGGGGGTCCGTTCCCCAGATGCCCTGCGGTTTCCAGCCAAAGCTCCGGATCTCGCGGCCGGAACCGTCAAGCTCCGCCACAAGGCCTTCA
This is a stretch of genomic DNA from Desulfobotulus pelophilus. It encodes these proteins:
- a CDS encoding RHS repeat domain-containing protein → EGLVAELDGSGREIRSFGWKPQGIWGTDPLYLKEAGHYYWYHNDHLGTPQMLTASSGAVVWEAKYESFGRALVDGGARVKNPLRFPGQYEDEETGLHYNWWRYYDPEVGRYLRVDPIGLEGGDVNLYAYAFSNPENYIDAYGLMGTKIPRDRIPREIKRYFVPPNPPPCDYFKYCQDSYNEMVNDCTFIPTLGSGMCLERARHWYIQCQNIANDVGDNSRCCDDKGC